The nucleotide sequence GCCGGCTCTACCAAGGAATTCTACGTGGCGGGCGGAGGGGTCCACCCCATCGCCAACGGGGCCGCCACCGCTGCGGACTGGATGTCTGCCGCCTCCTTCATCTCCATGGCGGGCATCATCGCCTATGTGGGCTATGACGCCTCCGTCTATCTGATGGGCTGGACGGGTGGCTATGTGTTGCTGGCGATGTTGCTGGCACCGTATCTGCGCAAGTTCGGCAAGTTCACGGTGCCGGATTTCGTCGGTGACCGTTATTACTCGAGCGTCGCACGTACCGTGGCGGTGGTCTGTGTCATCTTCATTTCCTTCACCTATGTCGCGGGTCAGATGCGCGGCACCGGCATCGTCTTCGCGCGCTTCCTTGAAGTGGACGTGAACGTCGGTGTCGTCATCGGCATGGCGATCGTCTTCTTCTATGCCGTTCTGGGTGGCATGAAGGGGATCACCTATACCCAGGTGGCGCAGTACTGCGTGTTGATCTTCGCCTTCCTGGTACCGGCCGTCTTCCTGTCGATCATGATGACCGGACACGTGCTGCCTCAGACCGGCTTCGGCGGCACGCTGGTGGATGCACAGGGCAACGATACCGGCGTCTATCTGCTGCAGAAGCTGGATCAGGTCGTGACTGACCTCGGCTTCCGCGAGTACACCGAAGGCTCCAAATCCACCATCGATGTCTTCTTCATCACGGCGGCACTGATGTGCGGGACCGCGGGTCTGCCGCACGTCATCGTGCGCTTCTTCACGGTACCGACCGTCAGGGATGCACGTATCTCCGCTGGCTGGGCGCTGTTCTTCATCGCACTGCTCTACACCACTGCGCCGGCCGTGGGTGCCTTTGCGCGGGTGAACCTGGTCGAGACCGTCAACGAGACAGCCTATGAGGAACTGCCGGGCTGGTTCTACAACTGGGAGAACACCGGTCTGATCGGCTGGGTCGACAAGAATGGCGACGGCATCATCCAGATGCGCGGCGGTGACCCCTTCGCGGGCAAGCCGAGCTATGAAGGCGACGCCGACAGCCAGGCCGCTCGTGGTGAGTATGGTCAGCGTCTGGTGAGCAACACGCCCACCGACAACGAGAGCGAGGTCTACATCGACCGCGACATCATCGTGCTGGCCAACCCGGAAATCGGCAATCTGCCGGCATGGGTCATCGCGCTGGTGGCGGCAGGTGGCGTGGCGGCGGCGCTCTCGACGGCAGCGGGGCTGTTGCTGGTCATCTCCTCGGCCATCTCG is from Cobetia marina and encodes:
- a CDS encoding sodium:solute symporter family protein is translated as MDVQLLTYLFVGASFALYIGIAVWSRAGSTKEFYVAGGGVHPIANGAATAADWMSAASFISMAGIIAYVGYDASVYLMGWTGGYVLLAMLLAPYLRKFGKFTVPDFVGDRYYSSVARTVAVVCVIFISFTYVAGQMRGTGIVFARFLEVDVNVGVVIGMAIVFFYAVLGGMKGITYTQVAQYCVLIFAFLVPAVFLSIMMTGHVLPQTGFGGTLVDAQGNDTGVYLLQKLDQVVTDLGFREYTEGSKSTIDVFFITAALMCGTAGLPHVIVRFFTVPTVRDARISAGWALFFIALLYTTAPAVGAFARVNLVETVNETAYEELPGWFYNWENTGLIGWVDKNGDGIIQMRGGDPFAGKPSYEGDADSQAARGEYGQRLVSNTPTDNESEVYIDRDIIVLANPEIGNLPAWVIALVAAGGVAAALSTAAGLLLVISSAISHDLLKKTFKPDITEKQELMAARMAAAVAIVIAGYFGINPPGFVAQVVAFAFGLAASSFFPVILLGIFSKRMNKEGAIAGMLVGLVFTFSYIVYFKFISPELNTAEYWLLGVSPEGIGSLGMVLNFVVAVVVCKVTPPPPEHIQHIVEDIRVPRGAGTAVDH